A genome region from Colwellia sp. Arc7-D includes the following:
- a CDS encoding electron transfer flavoprotein subunit beta/FixA family protein: MKVLVPIKRVIDYNVKVRVKADNSNVDLANVKMAINPFCEIAVEEAVRLKEAGTATEVIAVSIGNKSCQEQLRTALALGADRAIQIDTDENLDSINVAKLLQKIVEEEQPQLVILGKQAIDSDNNQTGQMLAALTGMPQGTFASAVVIDGDKVSVTREVDSGLQTIALTLPAIVTTDLRLNEPRYASLPNIMKAKRKPLDVKSAADFGIDLTARTNLIKVTPPAVRKAGIIVESIDELVEKLKNEAKVIS; the protein is encoded by the coding sequence ATGAAAGTATTAGTACCCATCAAACGCGTTATTGACTATAACGTAAAAGTACGTGTGAAAGCAGATAATTCCAATGTCGATCTTGCCAATGTAAAAATGGCAATCAATCCGTTCTGTGAAATCGCAGTTGAAGAAGCAGTTCGATTAAAAGAAGCAGGCACCGCAACTGAAGTTATCGCGGTATCTATTGGTAATAAGTCTTGCCAAGAACAATTACGTACAGCACTTGCTCTAGGCGCTGATCGTGCTATTCAAATTGATACTGACGAAAACTTAGATTCAATTAACGTTGCCAAGCTTTTACAGAAAATAGTTGAAGAAGAGCAACCACAATTGGTGATTCTTGGTAAACAAGCGATTGATAGTGACAACAACCAAACGGGTCAAATGTTAGCTGCCCTTACTGGCATGCCACAAGGTACATTTGCTTCCGCTGTAGTTATTGACGGCGACAAAGTTAGCGTAACACGTGAAGTTGATAGTGGTTTGCAAACTATCGCCTTAACGTTGCCAGCAATTGTAACAACTGACTTACGTTTGAATGAACCTCGTTATGCTTCACTACCCAATATTATGAAAGCAAAGCGTAAGCCATTAGATGTAAAATCTGCAGCTGATTTTGGTATTGATTTAACAGCACGTACCAACTTAATCAAGGTAACACCGCCAGCAGTACGTAAAGCCGGTATTATTGTTGAAAGCATTGATGAATTAGTAGAAAAATTAAAAAATGAAGCGAAGGTGATCTCATGA
- a CDS encoding stress response translation initiation inhibitor YciH, giving the protein MDDKAHQEVSHDENLVYSTADGRISQSKSVAVTPSDGFAKVRRETKGRKGKGVITISGLGLDNKALKALATKLKKTCGTGGSVVGEVIEVQGDKREEIKAVLEKNGFKVKFIGG; this is encoded by the coding sequence ATCGATGATAAAGCTCATCAAGAAGTTAGCCATGATGAAAACTTAGTATACTCAACAGCAGACGGCAGAATAAGCCAAAGCAAAAGTGTCGCTGTTACGCCTTCTGACGGTTTTGCAAAAGTTCGCAGAGAAACTAAAGGGAGAAAAGGTAAAGGTGTTATCACTATTAGCGGTTTGGGTTTAGACAATAAAGCTTTAAAAGCTCTCGCAACAAAACTTAAAAAAACCTGTGGCACTGGCGGCAGTGTTGTTGGTGAAGTTATTGAAGTTCAAGGTGATAAGCGCGAAGAAATAAAAGCAGTATTAGAAAAAAATGGTTTTAAAGTTAAATTCATCGGTGGCTAG
- a CDS encoding FAD-binding protein yields the protein MSILVFAEHDNSELKADTLKTVAAAQAIGGDIHLLVAGYNCQAVAEAASKVNGVAKVLVADNAAYEHQLAENVSLLVTELAADYSHILATALTTGKNFMPRVAALLDVAQISDIIAVESSDTFVRPIYAGNAIATVQSLDSKKVITVRSTGFDAVATDGNAEIVALDKVTDAGNSSHVSDELSVSERPDLGAASIVISGGRGMQNGENFKLLEGIADKLGAAIGASRAAVDAGFVPNDMQVGQTGKIVAPDLYIAVGISGAIQHLAGMKDSKVIVAINKDAEAPIFQVADYGLVADLFDALPELESKL from the coding sequence ATGAGCATTTTAGTATTTGCAGAACACGATAATAGCGAATTAAAAGCCGATACACTAAAAACAGTTGCCGCAGCACAAGCCATTGGTGGCGACATTCATCTTTTAGTTGCTGGTTATAACTGTCAAGCAGTTGCTGAAGCAGCAAGCAAAGTTAATGGTGTTGCTAAAGTATTAGTGGCCGACAACGCTGCATATGAGCACCAACTAGCTGAAAATGTTTCACTTTTAGTTACTGAACTTGCCGCAGATTATAGCCATATACTAGCGACAGCATTAACAACGGGCAAAAACTTTATGCCACGTGTTGCTGCCTTATTAGATGTTGCGCAAATTTCAGACATTATTGCAGTTGAAAGTAGCGACACATTTGTTCGTCCTATTTATGCTGGTAATGCGATTGCAACGGTACAAAGTTTAGATAGCAAAAAAGTTATCACTGTACGTTCAACAGGTTTTGACGCGGTAGCAACCGATGGTAATGCTGAAATTGTTGCTCTAGACAAAGTTACTGATGCGGGCAACTCAAGCCACGTAAGTGATGAGCTTTCTGTTTCAGAGAGACCTGATCTAGGTGCAGCAAGTATCGTTATTTCTGGTGGTAGAGGCATGCAAAACGGCGAAAACTTCAAACTACTTGAAGGTATTGCCGATAAGTTAGGCGCAGCTATTGGTGCTTCACGTGCAGCAGTTGATGCAGGCTTTGTACCAAACGACATGCAAGTAGGTCAAACTGGTAAAATTGTTGCTCCTGACTTGTATATTGCGGTAGGTATTTCAGGTGCTATTCAACATTTAGCGGGCATGAAAGACTCTAAAGTTATTGTTGCTATTAACAAAGATGCTGAAGCGCCAATTTTCCAAGTAGCTGACTATGGTTTAGTAGCCGATCTATTTGACGCCTTACCTGAATTAGAAAGTAAACTTTAA
- a CDS encoding response regulator yields MNPNELSLLVVEPSDLQRKIIIKELKQQGITQVAEAKNITEAYESAKKHPRDLITSAMYFDDGDAIELLHKIRNNPAIADTPFMLVTSEHRREHLEEFKQSGVIALLPKPFTSNHLATALSTTIDLLSTDELELEYFDVHQVRVLLVDDSRLARNHIKRVLNNLGLLKITEAVDGSEAINLLKDNMFDLVVTDYNMPEINGKELTRYIRSESGQSHIPILMVTSESNDTHLANILTEGVTAMCDKPFEPENVKKILYKILEE; encoded by the coding sequence ATGAACCCAAACGAATTATCTTTACTAGTTGTTGAGCCTTCTGATTTACAAAGAAAAATCATAATAAAAGAGCTAAAACAACAAGGCATTACTCAAGTTGCAGAAGCAAAAAATATAACAGAGGCTTATGAGAGTGCTAAAAAGCACCCACGTGATTTGATTACCAGTGCCATGTATTTTGATGACGGTGATGCGATTGAACTACTGCACAAGATTCGCAATAATCCTGCTATTGCTGACACTCCCTTTATGCTAGTAACCAGTGAGCATCGACGCGAACACCTAGAAGAATTCAAACAATCAGGGGTTATTGCTTTATTACCTAAGCCTTTTACCTCAAACCATTTAGCAACAGCACTAAGTACAACTATTGATTTATTGTCAACCGATGAGTTAGAACTTGAGTATTTTGATGTTCATCAGGTGCGTGTTTTACTGGTTGATGATAGTCGTTTGGCAAGAAACCATATTAAACGTGTACTGAACAATTTAGGCCTATTAAAAATAACTGAAGCGGTTGATGGTAGCGAAGCAATTAATCTATTAAAAGATAATATGTTTGATCTTGTTGTTACTGATTACAATATGCCTGAAATTAATGGTAAGGAACTAACCCGCTATATTCGCAGTGAAAGCGGACAGTCGCATATACCGATATTAATGGTGACCAGTGAGAGTAATGATACTCACCTTGCAAATATTCTAACTGAAGGCGTAACGGCAATGTGTGACAAGCCTTTTGAGCCTGAAAACGTTAAAAAAATACTGTATAAAATATTAGAAGAGTAG
- a CDS encoding sigma 54-interacting transcriptional regulator: MRIEIKSEDRMGISQEILATFTRLTLDIQAMEVSSQFIFVHLSKDEVSFDEVKRALLSVVGIIHCRQIDLLPLESRERHLRALVNRLPDAIIDIDENARVMALNRASEKLLVSHQRHNGLSPLQGEQLKGASVNSLLDIDIVLPLLDKVSSQNVDIAGQSYLAEISPISEQENSSGAVISLKSVTSLGRQISNMQTRDAQGIDNIIGQSASIQLLKEQTARFAELDLPVLINGETGTGKELVARALHNASNRRQAPFLAINCAALPEHLLESELFGYANGAFTGAQKGGKPGLLELAEGGTLFLDEVAEMSPYLQSKLLRFLQDFTFRRLGGNKELHANIRVVSATHQDLLAMISKHKFREDLFYRLNVLNLHSPALRERVEDIALISRHFVVLAATQMNLKHTKIDESAMKILSAYQWPGNIRELQNVLFRAVALNELGDISSHDIHVALAQFKQKASADPADLNHEVEGEDWASAQASFEKQLLTSLYPYYPTTRKLAERLKVSHNKIAMKLRQFGIKG; encoded by the coding sequence GTGCGAATAGAAATAAAATCTGAAGACAGAATGGGTATAAGCCAAGAAATTTTAGCGACATTTACCCGTTTAACGTTAGACATTCAAGCAATGGAAGTCAGCTCACAATTTATATTTGTGCATTTAAGCAAAGATGAAGTGAGTTTCGATGAAGTAAAGCGTGCACTTTTGAGTGTGGTAGGAATTATTCATTGCCGGCAAATAGATTTATTGCCTTTAGAAAGCCGTGAGCGACACTTAAGAGCATTAGTTAACCGTTTGCCTGATGCTATTATAGATATTGATGAAAATGCGCGAGTAATGGCTTTAAATAGAGCAAGTGAAAAACTTTTAGTCAGTCATCAACGCCATAATGGTCTATCACCGCTGCAAGGTGAGCAACTTAAAGGGGCTAGCGTAAATAGTCTGTTAGATATAGACATAGTGTTGCCATTATTAGATAAAGTGAGTTCACAAAATGTTGATATTGCAGGGCAAAGTTATTTAGCTGAAATAAGCCCGATAAGTGAACAAGAAAACAGCTCAGGTGCGGTTATTTCTTTAAAGTCGGTAACGAGTTTAGGTCGACAAATTTCTAATATGCAAACGCGAGATGCGCAGGGCATAGATAATATTATTGGTCAATCTGCAAGTATTCAATTATTAAAAGAACAAACAGCACGTTTTGCTGAACTAGACTTACCTGTGCTAATTAATGGCGAAACAGGTACGGGTAAAGAGCTTGTCGCAAGGGCTTTACATAATGCAAGCAATCGCCGACAAGCACCTTTTTTAGCTATAAACTGTGCTGCATTACCTGAACACTTACTTGAAAGTGAATTATTTGGTTATGCAAATGGTGCATTTACAGGAGCTCAAAAAGGTGGAAAACCTGGCTTACTTGAATTGGCAGAAGGTGGAACGCTATTTTTAGATGAAGTGGCTGAAATGTCGCCATATTTACAATCTAAATTATTAAGATTTTTACAGGACTTTACCTTCAGGCGCCTTGGTGGGAATAAAGAGTTACATGCAAATATAAGAGTAGTAAGTGCAACCCATCAGGACTTATTAGCCATGATCAGTAAACATAAATTTCGAGAAGATTTATTTTATCGATTAAATGTATTGAATTTACATTCACCCGCTTTACGTGAGCGAGTTGAAGACATTGCTCTAATTTCTCGTCATTTTGTAGTGCTTGCTGCAACACAAATGAATTTAAAACATACAAAAATAGATGAAAGTGCAATGAAAATTCTATCGGCTTATCAATGGCCTGGAAATATTAGAGAACTACAAAACGTGCTGTTTAGGGCGGTAGCTTTAAATGAACTTGGTGATATTTCTTCGCACGATATACATGTGGCGTTGGCGCAATTTAAACAAAAAGCTTCTGCTGACCCTGCAGATTTAAATCATGAAGTTGAAGGAGAAGACTGGGCGAGTGCTCAGGCTAGCTTCGAAAAGCAATTACTTACCAGCTTGTATCCATATTACCCAACAACGCGAAAACTAGCTGAACGATTAAAAGTGTCTCATAACAAAATTGCGATGAAATTACGGCAGTTTGGCATCAAAGGTTGA
- a CDS encoding electron transfer flavoprotein-ubiquinone oxidoreductase: MERESMEFDVVIVGAGPAGLSTACQLMKLAQEKEQELMVCVVEKGSEVGAHILSGAVFEPRALTELFPDWKEKGAPLNTAVTGDDIYLFNGEDSSVKLPNFSVPKTMHNDGNYIVSMGNVCRWLAEQAEQLGVEIFPGFPAQDIIYNEDGSVGGVITGDMGLDKDGKPKDSFMPGMELKAKYTVFAEGCRGHLGKELIAKFALDADKSPQHYGLGFKEIWDIAPEKHQEGLVVHSAGWPLEKDTNGGGYLYHAENNQVFVGLIVDLSYSNPHLSPFDEFQRYKHHPKIAQYLEGGKRVSYGARAMAKGGFNSLPKMTMPGAVLVGCDAGTINFAKIKGNHTAMKSGMLAAESIFEALASGDEGGKDLTSFTDKYQNSWLYEELYNTRNFGPAMHKFGTFWGGAYNTLDQNIFGGKLPFNFKDDSLDHEQLKLAADAPVINYPKPDNKLSFDKLTSVFLSNTNHEEEQPCHLKLADSSIPIDVNLVKYAEPAQRYCPAGVYEVESTPEGDKFVINSQNCVHCKTCDIKDPSQNITWVTPEGTGGPNYPNM, encoded by the coding sequence ATGGAACGAGAATCAATGGAATTTGACGTTGTAATTGTTGGTGCCGGTCCTGCAGGCCTTTCAACTGCTTGTCAGCTTATGAAGTTAGCACAAGAAAAAGAACAAGAACTGATGGTGTGTGTAGTTGAAAAGGGTTCGGAAGTTGGTGCTCATATTCTTTCTGGCGCCGTTTTTGAACCACGCGCATTAACTGAACTGTTTCCTGATTGGAAAGAAAAGGGCGCTCCTTTAAATACCGCAGTAACTGGCGATGATATTTATTTATTCAATGGCGAAGATAGTTCGGTTAAATTACCCAATTTTAGTGTACCTAAAACCATGCATAACGACGGTAACTACATTGTGAGTATGGGCAATGTTTGTCGTTGGTTAGCTGAACAAGCAGAGCAACTAGGTGTTGAAATTTTCCCTGGTTTTCCTGCCCAAGATATTATTTACAATGAAGATGGCAGTGTTGGTGGTGTTATTACTGGCGACATGGGGCTCGACAAAGATGGAAAGCCAAAAGATTCGTTCATGCCAGGTATGGAACTAAAAGCTAAATACACTGTATTTGCTGAAGGTTGTCGTGGGCACTTAGGTAAAGAGCTGATTGCTAAGTTTGCTTTAGACGCAGATAAATCACCACAACATTATGGCTTAGGCTTTAAAGAAATTTGGGATATTGCGCCTGAAAAACATCAAGAAGGTTTAGTTGTGCATTCAGCCGGCTGGCCACTTGAAAAAGATACTAACGGTGGCGGTTATTTATATCATGCAGAAAACAACCAAGTCTTTGTTGGTTTGATTGTTGACTTAAGTTATAGCAACCCTCATTTAAGTCCGTTTGATGAATTCCAACGTTATAAACATCATCCAAAAATTGCCCAATACCTTGAAGGTGGTAAACGAGTTTCTTATGGTGCAAGAGCGATGGCCAAAGGTGGTTTTAACTCATTACCTAAGATGACTATGCCTGGTGCTGTATTGGTAGGCTGTGATGCAGGTACCATTAACTTTGCTAAAATTAAAGGTAATCATACCGCGATGAAGTCCGGCATGTTAGCGGCTGAATCTATTTTTGAAGCGCTTGCATCGGGTGATGAAGGTGGCAAAGATCTCACCAGCTTTACCGATAAATATCAAAACTCTTGGTTATATGAAGAGCTATACAATACGCGTAACTTTGGTCCTGCCATGCACAAATTTGGCACGTTTTGGGGTGGGGCATATAACACACTCGATCAAAACATTTTTGGTGGGAAGTTACCGTTTAACTTTAAAGATGATAGCTTAGATCATGAGCAATTGAAGTTAGCAGCAGATGCACCGGTAATTAATTATCCTAAGCCTGATAATAAGTTGAGTTTTGATAAACTTACCTCAGTATTTTTATCAAATACTAATCATGAAGAAGAGCAACCGTGTCACTTGAAGTTAGCGGATAGCAGCATTCCAATTGATGTTAACTTAGTGAAATATGCTGAGCCAGCACAACGTTATTGCCCAGCAGGGGTATATGAAGTGGAAAGTACACCAGAAGGCGATAAGTTTGTTATTAACTCGCAAAACTGTGTGCACTGTAAAACCTGTGATATTAAAGATCCAAGTCAAAATATTACATGGGTAACACCAGAAGGTACCGGTGGCCCGAACTACCCAAATATGTAG